One window of Pseudomonas urmiensis genomic DNA carries:
- a CDS encoding biliverdin-producing heme oxygenase, with translation MSATASHYSSPLLLALREGTHTCHKRLEARLPFFSADFDRAAYRRLMQAYFGFHAPLEALLGAYQECERVKTPTLVTDLLALAMTRAEIDTLPLCRALPQISDQANAMGVMYVVEGSTLGGQVLKRAMTERLALGADSGAGFLDVYGPLTGARWRSFLERLEQAPSGAEDQTRTVQAAIATFECFEQWLAQQGVLR, from the coding sequence ATGTCCGCCACTGCCAGCCATTACTCCAGCCCTCTGCTGCTCGCCCTGCGCGAGGGTACGCACACCTGCCACAAGCGCTTGGAAGCCCGCCTGCCGTTTTTTTCCGCTGACTTCGACCGAGCAGCCTATCGGCGCCTGATGCAGGCTTATTTCGGCTTTCATGCGCCACTGGAAGCACTGCTCGGCGCTTATCAAGAATGCGAGCGGGTCAAGACCCCAACACTGGTCACCGACCTGCTGGCACTGGCGATGACCCGCGCCGAGATCGACACCCTGCCGCTGTGTCGAGCGCTACCGCAAATCAGCGATCAAGCCAATGCCATGGGGGTGATGTATGTGGTTGAAGGCTCGACCCTCGGCGGCCAGGTACTCAAGCGGGCGATGACCGAACGCCTGGCCCTTGGCGCAGACAGCGGCGCAGGCTTTCTCGATGTCTACGGCCCACTGACGGGCGCGCGCTGGCGCAGCTTCCTCGAACGGCTCGAGCAGGCGCCAAGTGGCGCCGAGGATCAAACGCGCACAGTGCAGGCGGCAATCGCCACCTTCGAGTGCTTCGAACAGTGGCTGGCGCAGCAAGGGGTGCTGCGCTAG
- the ptaA gene encoding pyoverdine biosynthesis transaminase PtaA: MTDMTRRSLVGLGMALPLLGQMSWAAPRSPGTPAATRPVRINFNESPWGPSSAARQAMREGIEQCGRYPYDAQYRLIDQFAAQNALQADQVQVFCGSKLALQHAVMAFTGASSLVVPEPSYEAPVEAALSRGTEVHRVALDRHHAHDIQAMLAADQAPGLIYLCNPNNPTGTLTPRRDIERLLANKAKGSVVLVDEAYIHFSDAQSCIDLVKEHPELLVLRTFSKLYGMAGARLGLAIGQASLLQRLEVYDGENVAAAPTLLGALASLHDRQLVPERKAENARLRDATIAWLNQRGWRCTASQTNCFMIDLRGPGKPVIEGLAKEGVLIGRVWPSWPNWVRVSVGNEQDMLRFREAFAKVTVS, translated from the coding sequence ATGACCGATATGACGCGTCGCTCGTTGGTGGGCCTGGGCATGGCCCTACCGCTGCTCGGCCAAATGAGTTGGGCCGCACCACGTTCGCCAGGCACCCCTGCCGCCACCCGCCCGGTGCGCATCAACTTCAACGAAAGCCCATGGGGCCCGAGCAGCGCCGCGCGCCAGGCGATGCGCGAGGGCATCGAGCAATGCGGCCGCTATCCCTACGACGCGCAGTACCGCCTGATCGACCAATTCGCCGCGCAGAACGCTCTGCAGGCGGATCAGGTGCAAGTGTTCTGTGGCTCGAAGCTGGCGTTGCAACATGCGGTAATGGCCTTCACTGGCGCCAGCAGCCTGGTGGTGCCCGAGCCCTCCTACGAAGCCCCGGTCGAAGCGGCCTTGAGCCGCGGCACCGAGGTGCATCGGGTTGCCCTGGATCGGCATCATGCGCATGACATCCAAGCCATGCTGGCCGCCGACCAGGCGCCCGGGCTGATCTACCTGTGCAACCCCAACAACCCCACCGGAACCCTCACCCCGCGTCGCGACATCGAGCGCTTGCTGGCAAACAAGGCCAAGGGCAGCGTGGTGCTGGTCGATGAGGCGTACATTCACTTCAGCGATGCCCAAAGCTGCATCGACCTGGTCAAGGAGCACCCCGAGTTATTGGTCCTGCGGACGTTCTCCAAGCTCTACGGCATGGCCGGTGCACGCCTGGGGCTGGCCATCGGCCAGGCGTCTTTGTTGCAGCGCCTGGAAGTCTATGATGGCGAGAACGTCGCTGCGGCGCCTACCCTGCTCGGCGCGCTGGCCAGTTTGCACGACCGCCAACTGGTGCCTGAGCGCAAGGCCGAAAATGCCCGCCTGCGCGATGCCACCATCGCCTGGCTCAACCAGCGCGGCTGGCGCTGCACCGCTTCGCAAACCAACTGCTTCATGATCGACCTGCGGGGGCCGGGCAAGCCGGTGATCGAGGGTCTGGCCAAGGAGGGGGTATTGATTGGCAGGGTCTGGCCGAGTTGGCCGAACTGGGTGCGGGTCAGTGTCGGGAATGAGCAGGATATGCTCAGGTTCCGCGAGGCGTTTGCCAAGGTGACCGTCAGTTAA
- a CDS encoding DUF3325 domain-containing protein, translating to MTMIIGSVLFAYAGMLGLCQGLERHFKQVWNRPCPRSLRLALRAAGWLGLAISLLLCAQAWGWAMGPVAWFGVISLAAMVLVILLPYWPKLAVGLVAAVPVWGGLQMLI from the coding sequence ATGACGATGATTATCGGCAGTGTGCTGTTCGCCTATGCCGGCATGCTCGGGCTGTGCCAGGGGTTGGAGCGACATTTCAAGCAGGTGTGGAACCGACCCTGCCCGCGCAGCCTGCGCCTGGCCCTGCGCGCAGCGGGCTGGTTGGGTTTGGCCATCAGCTTGCTGTTGTGTGCCCAGGCCTGGGGCTGGGCGATGGGGCCGGTGGCGTGGTTTGGGGTGATTTCGCTGGCGGCGATGGTGCTGGTGATACTGTTGCCCTATTGGCCCAAGCTGGCGGTGGGGCTGGTGGCGGCGGTGCCGGTGTGGGGTGGTTTGCAGATGTTGATATGA
- a CDS encoding PepSY-associated TM helix domain-containing protein, translating into MKNTFTQSMAWLHTWAGLIFGWLLFAIFVTGTLAVFDKELNHWMQPEIPATEVSQADAATRAIAYLQTHEPNAGNWGISLPTERAPGLRVSTGDRRHGVGVQLDPQTGEPIAVRDSVGGNFFFRFHFTLDLPRNWGIFVVGALALVMLAGLITGIVIHKKIFKEFFTFRPDKGQRSWLDFHNASAVLLLPFHLMITYTGLVIFMLIYIPAGVDALFEGDTRAYFQAQGNARMEQPRRLAKQPGELVDVAPLLAQAQARLGPIGGLNIRNPNTAGARIEIRPVLGNRIALTKGNAMVFDGVSGKLLSDVPELRPAALTQRVMAGLHFAQFGGYPMRWLYFICGLVSCAMIASGLVLFCVKRGRKYANANADASARRWYRVAEVCNVGFIAGLLLACVGLLWASRLLPAELAHREAWEVRSFFGLWLLALLHAGVRPAKRAWIEQLALSALLCAGLGVLGMLAGAADSLRIGVEVTGLVLGLGLALAAWRVAHPKPAPVRARRQVEAQA; encoded by the coding sequence ATGAAAAACACCTTCACCCAATCGATGGCCTGGCTGCACACCTGGGCCGGGCTGATCTTCGGCTGGCTGTTGTTCGCCATCTTCGTCACCGGCACCCTGGCGGTGTTCGACAAGGAGCTCAACCACTGGATGCAGCCGGAAATCCCGGCCACCGAGGTGTCCCAGGCCGATGCCGCGACGCGCGCCATCGCCTACCTGCAGACTCATGAACCGAACGCCGGCAACTGGGGCATCAGCCTGCCTACCGAGCGTGCTCCGGGGCTGAGGGTGTCTACTGGCGATCGTCGACATGGCGTGGGCGTGCAGCTCGATCCGCAGACGGGCGAGCCGATTGCGGTACGCGACAGCGTCGGCGGCAACTTCTTCTTCCGCTTTCACTTCACCCTGGATTTGCCGCGCAACTGGGGCATCTTCGTCGTCGGTGCATTGGCCCTGGTGATGCTCGCCGGGTTGATCACCGGCATCGTCATCCACAAGAAGATCTTCAAGGAGTTCTTTACCTTCCGCCCGGACAAGGGCCAGCGCTCGTGGCTGGATTTTCACAATGCCAGCGCCGTGTTGTTGCTGCCGTTTCATTTGATGATCACCTACACCGGCCTGGTGATTTTCATGCTGATCTACATCCCGGCTGGCGTGGACGCGCTGTTCGAGGGTGATACCCGGGCGTACTTCCAAGCCCAGGGCAATGCGCGCATGGAACAACCACGCCGGCTGGCCAAGCAGCCGGGCGAACTGGTCGATGTCGCGCCGTTGCTGGCCCAGGCCCAAGCGCGCCTGGGGCCGATTGGTGGGCTGAACATTCGCAATCCCAATACTGCAGGTGCGCGCATCGAGATCCGTCCGGTGCTGGGTAATCGCATCGCCCTGACCAAGGGCAACGCAATGGTATTCGATGGTGTCAGCGGCAAGCTGCTCAGTGATGTCCCTGAGCTACGCCCGGCAGCGCTGACCCAGCGGGTGATGGCCGGCCTGCATTTCGCCCAGTTCGGCGGCTACCCGATGCGCTGGTTGTACTTCATCTGCGGGCTGGTTAGCTGCGCGATGATTGCCAGCGGATTGGTGCTGTTCTGCGTCAAACGCGGGCGCAAGTACGCCAATGCCAATGCCGATGCCTCGGCGCGCCGCTGGTATCGCGTGGCTGAAGTGTGCAACGTCGGCTTCATTGCCGGGCTGTTGCTGGCGTGCGTGGGCCTGTTGTGGGCTAGCCGCCTGTTGCCGGCGGAGCTGGCGCACCGTGAAGCGTGGGAAGTGCGCAGCTTCTTCGGCCTATGGTTGCTGGCGTTGTTGCATGCCGGCGTGCGTCCGGCCAAACGCGCCTGGATCGAGCAACTGGCGCTGAGCGCGCTGCTGTGCGCCGGACTGGGCGTGCTGGGTATGCTGGCAGGCGCAGCGGATAGCCTGCGCATCGGCGTCGAAGTGACGGGGCTGGTGCTCGGCCTCGGCCTGGCCCTGGCAGCCTGGCGAGTCGCTCATCCCAAGCCTGCGCCGGTCAGGGCCAGGCGCCAGGTGGAGGCTCAGGCATGA
- a CDS encoding iron transporter: MSESPAWLRILSRSAAALLGGYAFSYAATACLARILPLSPADAVLVATLPAFIFYTLAILWAFASRDALRAWVPLALAAPLMLIGFWPQALGWLA, translated from the coding sequence ATGAGTGAATCCCCCGCCTGGTTGCGCATCCTCTCGCGCAGCGCCGCAGCCCTGCTTGGCGGCTATGCCTTCAGCTACGCCGCTACTGCCTGCCTGGCGCGGATCCTGCCGCTGTCGCCTGCCGACGCGGTATTGGTCGCCACACTCCCGGCCTTCATTTTCTACACCCTGGCAATCCTCTGGGCCTTCGCCAGCCGTGACGCGCTGCGTGCCTGGGTGCCATTGGCGCTGGCCGCGCCGTTGATGCTGATCGGCTTCTGGCCACAGGCACTAGGGTGGCTGGCATGA
- a CDS encoding TonB-dependent siderophore receptor encodes MQSRTSPNGLALAFVALASPVMLATAANAQEQQSAEVLEVPVDSNALVIQDTLVTAEREARQALGSSIITEEDIKRRPPANDLSDIIRREPGVNLTGNSASGARGNNRQIDLRGMGPENTLILIDGKPSNARNAVRYGWNGDRDTRGETNWVPAEAVERIEILRGPAAARYGSGAMGGVVNIITKRPTDELKGSVNFYTQMPEDSAEGVSRRTNFNLSGGLTDNLGFRVYGGLAKTDADDLDINADHAGSSTVAGREGVRNKDINGLLSWKLNDEHRVEMSAGYSRQGNIYAGDTMNSNGGGNPELIADLYGHETNVMQRNTYDLTHLGDFSWGTSKTVLAYEYVRNWRLNEGLAGGPEGAINDSGAAMSRLRNTRLSSEVNLPFAMGSTEHVLTLGGEYLYETLNDQGSFRPQSFDPSGNGNNVINGFDRSDSKMSAKSYALFVEDNIIVGDSTVTPGLRLDHHEEFGDNLSPSLNLSHKLTDHLTVKGGIARAYKTPNLYQYNPNYLLYSRGQGCSVQQTNSGGCYLQGNADLEPEISVNKEIGLLYDRGTWRTSATYFRNDYKNKIIGGTDVLYAINNGRRVTQFENAGEARVEGIEGNFFMELTPSLDWNTNLTWMLDNDNRETGEPLSVIPEYTVNTTLDWRATDKLSFQVAGTYFGKQKSPTYNYRTQQSYDQDAQQDVEAYGLVDISTGYKFNQNYDVRVGVNNVFDKQILRGGNASSSGANTYNQPGRALFASLNISF; translated from the coding sequence ATGCAATCCAGAACCTCACCCAACGGCCTGGCCCTAGCCTTCGTAGCGCTGGCCTCGCCGGTCATGCTTGCGACTGCGGCCAACGCCCAGGAGCAGCAGTCTGCCGAGGTGCTGGAAGTGCCAGTAGACAGCAATGCGCTGGTGATCCAGGACACTCTGGTAACCGCCGAGCGTGAGGCCCGCCAGGCCCTGGGGTCGTCGATCATCACTGAAGAAGACATCAAGCGTCGCCCGCCCGCCAATGACCTGTCCGACATCATTCGCCGCGAGCCAGGGGTCAACCTGACCGGCAACAGCGCCAGCGGTGCGCGCGGTAACAACCGCCAGATCGACCTGCGCGGCATGGGCCCGGAAAACACCCTGATCCTGATCGACGGCAAGCCCTCCAACGCCCGCAACGCAGTGCGCTACGGGTGGAACGGCGATCGTGACACCCGCGGTGAAACCAACTGGGTACCGGCCGAGGCGGTCGAGCGCATCGAGATCCTGCGGGGGCCGGCAGCGGCGCGTTATGGTTCGGGGGCCATGGGCGGGGTGGTCAACATCATCACCAAGCGTCCCACCGACGAGCTCAAGGGCAGCGTCAACTTCTACACCCAGATGCCTGAAGACAGCGCCGAGGGCGTCAGCCGCCGGACCAACTTCAACCTCAGTGGCGGACTGACCGATAACCTCGGCTTCCGGGTCTACGGCGGCTTGGCCAAGACCGACGCCGATGACCTGGACATCAACGCCGATCATGCTGGCAGTTCGACGGTTGCCGGCCGCGAAGGCGTGCGCAACAAGGACATCAATGGCCTGCTGAGCTGGAAGCTCAACGATGAGCACCGCGTGGAAATGAGCGCCGGCTACAGCCGCCAGGGCAACATCTACGCTGGCGACACCATGAACAGCAACGGTGGTGGCAACCCTGAACTGATCGCCGACTTGTATGGTCATGAGACCAACGTGATGCAGCGCAATACCTACGACCTGACCCACCTGGGCGACTTCAGTTGGGGTACCAGCAAGACCGTGCTGGCCTACGAGTACGTCCGTAACTGGCGCCTGAACGAAGGCCTGGCCGGCGGCCCGGAAGGTGCGATCAATGACAGCGGCGCGGCCATGTCGCGACTGCGCAACACCCGCCTGAGCAGCGAAGTGAACCTGCCGTTTGCCATGGGTAGCACCGAGCACGTGCTGACCCTGGGCGGCGAATACCTCTACGAAACCCTCAATGACCAGGGCTCGTTCCGGCCGCAGAGCTTCGATCCGAGCGGTAACGGCAACAACGTCATCAATGGCTTTGACCGTAGCGACTCGAAGATGTCGGCCAAGAGCTATGCGCTGTTTGTCGAGGACAACATCATCGTCGGCGACTCCACCGTCACCCCGGGCCTGCGTCTGGATCACCACGAGGAGTTCGGTGACAACCTGAGCCCAAGCCTGAACCTGTCGCACAAGTTGACCGATCACCTGACCGTCAAAGGCGGCATCGCCCGGGCCTACAAGACGCCGAACCTGTACCAGTACAACCCCAACTACCTGCTCTACAGCCGTGGTCAAGGGTGCAGCGTGCAGCAGACCAACTCCGGAGGTTGCTACCTGCAGGGTAACGCCGACCTCGAGCCGGAGATCAGCGTCAACAAGGAAATCGGCCTGCTCTACGACCGTGGCACCTGGCGTACCAGCGCGACCTACTTCCGCAACGATTACAAGAACAAGATCATCGGCGGCACCGATGTGCTCTACGCCATCAACAACGGCCGCCGCGTGACCCAGTTCGAAAACGCCGGTGAAGCGCGGGTCGAAGGCATCGAAGGCAACTTCTTCATGGAGTTGACCCCAAGTCTGGACTGGAACACCAACCTGACCTGGATGCTCGACAACGACAACCGCGAAACCGGTGAGCCGCTGTCGGTGATTCCTGAGTACACCGTCAACACCACCCTGGACTGGCGTGCAACCGACAAGCTGTCGTTCCAGGTCGCCGGCACCTATTTCGGCAAGCAGAAGTCGCCGACCTACAACTACCGCACCCAGCAGAGCTACGACCAGGACGCCCAGCAGGACGTCGAAGCCTACGGCCTGGTGGATATCAGCACCGGGTACAAGTTCAACCAGAACTATGACGTGCGGGTTGGGGTGAACAACGTCTTCGACAAGCAGATCCTGCGCGGCGGCAATGCCAGCAGTTCGGGGGCCAATACTTACAACCAGCCGGGGCGTGCGCTGTTTGCCTCGCTGAACATCTCGTTCTGA
- a CDS encoding metalloregulator ArsR/SmtB family transcription factor: MTSLTPPELFKSLADETRTRATLLIVEQGELCVCELMCALNDSQPKISRHLAQLRSAGILLDRRQGQWVYYRLNPALPAWVHTVLSTTLHANSAWLEADSARLQTMAGRPARATCC, translated from the coding sequence ATGACTAGCCTCACGCCTCCCGAGCTCTTCAAGTCCCTCGCCGACGAGACGCGCACTCGCGCCACCCTGCTGATTGTCGAGCAAGGCGAGCTGTGCGTCTGCGAGCTGATGTGCGCGCTGAACGACAGCCAGCCCAAGATCAGCCGCCACCTGGCGCAGCTGCGCAGTGCCGGTATCCTGCTCGACCGTCGCCAAGGGCAATGGGTGTACTACCGCCTCAACCCTGCGCTGCCGGCCTGGGTCCATACCGTGCTGAGCACCACCTTGCACGCCAACAGCGCCTGGCTCGAAGCCGACAGCGCCCGCCTGCAGACCATGGCTGGCCGCCCCGCGCGCGCCACCTGCTGCTAA
- a CDS encoding arsenic transporter produces the protein MLIAAAVFVFTLILVIWQPKGLGVGWSASIGALLALLMGAVSLHDIPAVWAIIWNATATFIAIIIVSLLLDEAGFFEWAALHVARWARGDGRRLFAFIVLLGAAVSALFANDGAALILTPIVMSMLIALRFSPAATLAFVMAAGFIADTASLPLVVSNLVNIVSADYFNIGFNQYAAVMLPVNLAAVAATLLVLLWYFRRDIPAHYALDELKDPALAIRDRATFRVGWVVLVGLLAGLFILEPLGIPVSVVAGVCAAVLFAVAARGHVISTRRVLREAPWQIVVFSLGMYLVVYGLRNAGLTDALARVLDALAGHGLWAATLGTGLISAVLSSVMNNLPSVLIGALSIHASDAHGVVREAMIYANVIGCDLGPKITPIGSLATLLWLHVLARKGVRITWGYYFKVGLLLTLPVLLITLSALALRLSV, from the coding sequence ATGCTGATAGCCGCCGCCGTCTTCGTGTTCACCCTGATCCTGGTCATCTGGCAGCCCAAAGGCCTGGGCGTTGGCTGGAGCGCCAGCATCGGCGCCCTGCTCGCCTTGCTTATGGGGGCAGTGTCGCTGCACGACATCCCCGCCGTGTGGGCGATCATCTGGAACGCCACCGCTACCTTTATCGCCATCATCATCGTCAGCCTGCTGCTGGATGAGGCTGGCTTCTTCGAATGGGCGGCGCTGCATGTGGCCCGCTGGGCTCGCGGAGATGGCCGGCGCTTGTTCGCCTTCATCGTGCTGCTCGGCGCGGCGGTCTCGGCACTGTTCGCCAACGATGGCGCGGCGTTGATCCTCACGCCAATCGTGATGTCGATGCTGATCGCCCTGCGCTTCTCGCCTGCTGCGACCCTGGCCTTCGTCATGGCCGCAGGCTTTATCGCCGACACTGCCAGCTTGCCGCTGGTGGTGTCGAACCTGGTCAACATCGTCTCGGCGGATTACTTCAACATCGGTTTCAACCAGTACGCGGCAGTGATGCTGCCGGTGAACCTGGCGGCGGTGGCGGCAACCTTGCTGGTACTGCTCTGGTACTTTCGCCGCGACATTCCGGCGCACTACGCACTGGACGAATTGAAAGACCCTGCCCTGGCCATCCGCGACCGAGCGACCTTCCGGGTGGGCTGGGTGGTACTGGTCGGCCTGCTCGCGGGTCTGTTCATCCTTGAGCCGCTGGGCATCCCGGTCAGCGTCGTGGCCGGGGTCTGCGCGGCAGTGCTGTTCGCCGTCGCCGCCCGCGGCCATGTGATCTCCACTCGCCGGGTACTGCGCGAAGCACCCTGGCAGATCGTGGTGTTCTCACTGGGCATGTACCTGGTGGTCTATGGCCTGAGGAATGCCGGGCTGACCGACGCCCTGGCCCGCGTCCTCGATGCTCTGGCCGGACATGGCCTGTGGGCCGCGACCCTGGGCACCGGGCTGATTTCGGCGGTGCTCTCGTCGGTGATGAACAACCTGCCCAGCGTGCTGATCGGCGCCCTGTCGATTCATGCCAGCGACGCCCACGGGGTGGTGCGCGAGGCGATGATCTACGCCAACGTCATCGGCTGCGACCTGGGACCGAAGATCACCCCCATCGGCAGCCTGGCCACCCTGCTCTGGCTACACGTGCTGGCCCGTAAAGGCGTGCGTATCACCTGGGGTTACTACTTCAAGGTCGGCCTGTTGCTGACCCTGCCCGTCCTGCTTATCACCCTTTCGGCCCTGGCCTTGCGCCTGAGCGTCTGA
- a CDS encoding arsenate reductase ArsC, producing MRILFMCTANSCRSILSEALFNHLAPQGFSAVSAGSFPKGEVLPRSLFTLEQAGIATAGLASKGNEAFADNPPDIVITVCDKAADETCPVYFGPALKAHWGLQDPSEVQGDEATIDAAFRATLARIETRCRAFLALPFAQLDPAALKAELQRIGTL from the coding sequence ATGCGTATCTTGTTCATGTGCACGGCCAACAGCTGCCGCAGCATTCTTTCCGAAGCCCTGTTCAATCACCTGGCGCCACAGGGTTTTAGCGCCGTGAGCGCCGGCAGTTTTCCCAAGGGCGAGGTGCTGCCACGTAGCCTGTTCACCCTGGAGCAGGCCGGTATCGCCACTGCCGGCCTGGCCAGCAAAGGCAACGAGGCGTTTGCCGACAATCCACCGGATATCGTCATCACCGTCTGCGACAAGGCCGCCGATGAAACCTGCCCGGTGTACTTCGGCCCTGCCCTCAAAGCGCATTGGGGGCTGCAAGATCCTTCCGAGGTGCAAGGCGACGAGGCGACCATCGACGCCGCCTTCCGCGCCACCCTGGCGCGCATCGAGACGCGCTGCCGCGCCTTCCTCGCCCTGCCTTTCGCCCAGCTCGACCCTGCTGCGCTCAAGGCTGAACTGCAACGCATTGGCACACTTTGA
- the arsH gene encoding arsenical resistance protein ArsH: MNPDLPNLDLSLFDTPPQLSQSSSHKPRILLLYGSTRERSFSRLLTEEAARLLEHFGAETRIFDPSGLPLPDDAPLDHPKVQALRDLVLWSEGQVWCSPERHGALSAVFKAQIDWIPLSLGAVRPTQGKTLAVMQVCGGSQSFNVVNQLRVLGRWMRMFTIPNQSSVPKAYLEFDEHDRMKPSPYYDRVVDVMEELVKFTRLLRDHAPELVDRYSERKESAEQLSARVNQRAI, from the coding sequence ATGAACCCTGACTTGCCCAATCTCGACCTGAGCCTATTCGATACCCCGCCGCAGTTGAGCCAATCGAGCAGCCACAAGCCGCGCATCCTGCTGCTGTACGGCTCGACCCGCGAACGCTCGTTCAGTCGCCTGCTGACCGAGGAAGCTGCGCGTCTGCTGGAGCACTTCGGTGCCGAAACGCGCATCTTCGACCCTAGCGGCCTGCCGTTGCCCGACGACGCTCCGCTCGACCACCCCAAGGTGCAAGCGCTGCGCGATCTGGTGCTGTGGTCCGAAGGGCAGGTCTGGTGCTCGCCCGAGCGTCACGGCGCGCTGTCGGCGGTGTTCAAGGCGCAGATCGACTGGATCCCGCTCAGCCTTGGCGCCGTTCGCCCGACCCAGGGCAAGACCCTGGCGGTGATGCAGGTGTGCGGCGGCTCGCAGTCGTTCAACGTAGTCAACCAATTGCGCGTGCTCGGCCGCTGGATGCGCATGTTCACCATCCCCAACCAGTCCTCGGTGCCCAAGGCTTACCTGGAATTCGACGAGCACGACCGGATGAAGCCCTCGCCGTACTACGACCGGGTGGTGGATGTGATGGAGGAGCTGGTCAAGTTCACCCGCTTGCTGCGCGATCATGCGCCGGAGTTGGTGGACCGCTACTCGGAGCGCAAGGAAAGTGCCGAGCAGTTGTCGGCGCGGGTGAATCAGCGGGCGATTTGA
- a CDS encoding Y-family DNA polymerase — MTQKPEAVFALIDCNSFYASCERVFRPDLRRTPIVVLSNNDGCVIARSAEAKQWVKMGQPYFQVKDVLRRHGVVAFSSNYALYGDMSQRVMTVIEGMVPALEVYSIDEAFADLSGVPGDLKRLGRDIRERVLQYTGIPVGVGIAGTKTLAKLANHAAKRWQEQSGGVVDLRDPGHRDWVLKRCDAADVWGIGPRMAAHLRGLDIRSAWDLAQADPRSLGQQFSVVIEKTVRELAGTPCLALEEVEPPRQEICCSRMFGKRLTERAPIRQAVASYVMRASEKLRAQQSLARKLRVSIRTGMFNPDEAKYANGVVVQLPYPTDDVRLLTGMAIEALDRVFREGFKYSKAEVLLLELCQRGEYTDDLFAASQPLKSGRLMSVLDGVNGRWGSGTLRPAAVPALPDWGMRRELMSNSFTTQVSGLWQVR, encoded by the coding sequence ATGACCCAAAAGCCTGAAGCGGTGTTCGCCCTGATCGACTGCAACAGCTTCTACGCCAGTTGCGAGCGGGTGTTCCGCCCAGACCTGCGGCGCACCCCGATTGTGGTGCTGAGCAACAACGACGGTTGTGTCATCGCCCGCAGCGCCGAGGCCAAGCAGTGGGTGAAGATGGGCCAGCCGTATTTTCAGGTCAAGGACGTGCTGCGCCGCCATGGGGTGGTGGCGTTCTCCTCCAATTACGCACTGTACGGCGACATGAGCCAGCGGGTGATGACCGTGATCGAAGGCATGGTCCCGGCGCTGGAGGTGTACTCCATCGATGAAGCGTTCGCCGACCTCAGCGGCGTGCCTGGTGACCTCAAGCGCCTGGGCCGCGACATCCGCGAGCGGGTGCTGCAATACACCGGTATTCCGGTCGGCGTGGGTATCGCTGGTACCAAGACCTTGGCCAAGTTGGCCAACCATGCGGCCAAGCGCTGGCAGGAGCAAAGCGGCGGGGTGGTGGATTTGCGTGACCCGGGCCACCGTGACTGGGTACTGAAAAGGTGTGACGCCGCAGATGTCTGGGGCATCGGCCCGCGCATGGCCGCTCATCTGCGCGGCCTGGATATCCGCAGCGCCTGGGATCTGGCCCAGGCCGACCCGCGCAGCCTGGGCCAGCAATTTAGCGTGGTCATTGAAAAGACCGTCCGCGAGCTTGCCGGTACGCCATGCCTGGCGCTGGAGGAGGTGGAGCCGCCACGCCAGGAAATCTGCTGCAGCCGCATGTTCGGCAAACGCCTGACTGAACGTGCGCCAATCAGGCAGGCGGTGGCCAGTTATGTCATGCGTGCCAGCGAAAAACTGCGTGCGCAACAGTCCCTGGCGCGCAAGCTGCGGGTGAGCATTCGCACGGGCATGTTCAACCCCGACGAAGCCAAGTATGCCAATGGCGTGGTGGTGCAGTTGCCTTACCCCACCGATGACGTGCGCCTGCTCACCGGCATGGCCATCGAGGCGCTGGACAGGGTGTTTCGCGAGGGCTTCAAGTACAGCAAGGCCGAGGTGTTGCTGCTGGAGTTGTGCCAGCGCGGGGAGTACACCGATGACCTGTTCGCCGCCTCGCAACCGCTCAAGAGCGGGCGGCTGATGAGCGTGCTCGATGGGGTGAATGGGCGCTGGGGCAGTGGGACCTTGCGGCCCGCTGCAGTGCCGGCGCTGCCCGACTGGGGGATGCGCCGGGAGTTGATGAGCAACAGCTTCACCACGCAGGTTTCTGGGCTTTGGCAGGTGAGATGA
- a CDS encoding LexA family protein has translation MTSILGPIASGGSALPRYLFRVPAGFPSPAADHMEQPISLDELFNLRAPHMYLVRIDGDSMQGAGIFDGDLVLVDRSIEAHHGHIVIAAVNGEPLCKRLHKVARQVSLHSENPRFAPRYILEGDELTIWGVVTFSVRSHDPKA, from the coding sequence ATGACTTCCATTCTTGGCCCGATCGCTTCAGGCGGCAGCGCGCTGCCGCGCTATCTGTTTCGCGTGCCGGCGGGGTTTCCCTCGCCCGCTGCGGACCACATGGAGCAACCGATCTCATTGGATGAGCTGTTCAACCTGCGCGCACCGCACATGTATCTGGTCAGGATAGACGGCGACAGCATGCAAGGCGCTGGGATCTTCGACGGCGACCTGGTGCTGGTCGATCGCTCGATCGAGGCCCACCACGGCCACATAGTCATCGCTGCCGTCAATGGCGAGCCGCTGTGCAAGCGCTTGCACAAGGTTGCTCGGCAGGTGTCGCTGCATTCGGAGAATCCCCGTTTCGCGCCGCGTTACATCCTTGAGGGCGACGAGTTGACGATCTGGGGCGTGGTGACCTTCAGTGTGCGTAGCCATGACCCAAAAGCCTGA